CCAGGTAATCCATGTAGACGGCCTCGTTGCTCTGCGTGTCCACCAGCAGCAGCGCGGCGCGGTGCTCCGAAACCGGGTATAAGGCGCCGGGCTCCAGCGAGAACTCCGCCGTCGCCTGCGCGGGTTCTTTTCCGTCCGAAGGCTTGAAACTTATATCCGTCACATGTATCCCCTGCGGGGCATGGTTGGCGGCGCCGTCGAAGGGCCGCGTCACGTAAGTGCCCGAGACCAGCAGCTTCTGGTACCAGTTATTGGCCAGCCCGGCAATGACCATGTACGGCCCGAAGGTCGGTATGCCCAGCGTGTCGGTGTCCGCGAAGGCCGCAGCGTATTCGGACCTCCCGTCCGCTGCCAGGCGTCCCCTCAGCTCGAACAGGTTGAAGGGAATCATGATGCCTGTGATGGCCATGGGGAAGTTGCGGTTCTGCAGTATGAAATCGGGGCCCCGGTAGCGGCCGTTGAGCGGTATGGCGAAATCGCCGGAGGGATCGGCCGCCAGCTGTCCTCTGTCGTCATGCCTGGCGCCGATAGCCCAGAGTATGAATTTTCCCTCACCTTTAGCATCAGGGTATGAAACGGCGACCGGCCCGATCAGCCAGTCGATATAGTCGAAGCCGATCTGGTTGAGGCTGGGCAGCATGGTAGGTATGGGCGCCGCCAGTCGCGTCCATTCCAGACCAGTCACCTTATCGGCGGAGACGCTGAGGGGCAATCCGCCCTCAGCCGCGGCAGCCCTGAAATTGAACTGCCCCTGGAAGTTGCCTGCCTCGGACCCGCCCAGGGTCATGTTACCCACCCTCCAGCCGTTCGTATAGTATTTCCCTCGTATGTTCAGTTTATAGTCTGCTCCCGGCGCAAGAAAATCCCGCGGCCGGATATAGATATAGCGCCCGTCGGCCGAGTGGTCCACGTCCAGGGCGACCTCCGGCTCGATCTCGGCCACCAGGGCGTCCTGCGGGCAGCCCACCGGGCTGTCGCACAATCGCGCATTCACCGTTTCACCGCCTTCGCGCACGACCAGGCGCAATGCGATCATGGCGGAGGGCGGCAATGTATCAGGGAATTCTCTGAGCGTGTTGCCGCCAGGCGTGACATAGTAGAGCGCGCACACGTCGTCCGGGAAGGGCTGCGCGGAGGCGCAGCGGGCGTCGTTGGCCCGCAGACAGTAGTCGTAGGGAACGTACCAGACCTGCCCATGCTCTCCGCCGATATAGACGCCCGTATTTCCCAAAGCGGGAGAGCCGTTGAGGTCGTTGCGGTCGCGCAGCTCGTCCGCCGTCGAATTGGTATCGAAGGCCCAGCGCAGGCTGCCGTCCGAATTAAGCGCGTAAAGCTTTCCGTTGCCGCAGCCGAAGTAGATGATACGCCCGTCGCCCGAGGGCGCCAGGCCCACCACAGGCGATGAGCGAATAACGTCGCCCGTGTCGTATTTCCAGATCAGCGAGCCGTCCGGCCTCAACGCGTACAGCGTGCCGTCCGCCGATCCGAAGTAGATGGCGGTGGTGGTGCCTGCCGCGTCGCGGTCCAGCGCGGCCGAGGAGTAAATATGGTCGCTCGCGCCGAACTTCCATTTAACATCACCCTTCTTCGGGTCGAGGGCATACAGGTTGCTGTCGAAGCCGCCCATATACACCGTGCCGTCCGAGCCGACCGCGGCCGAGGCCGCGATGAATCCCAGCGTGCGGGTGCGCCAGAGCTCTTTGCCCTCCGGACTGACGCCCCGGATGTAGGTGTCGAGCGAGCCCCAGAAGATGGTACCGTCATTGGCGAAGGCGGCCTGGGACCAGTTATTGCTGGCGGTCTCGTAGGTCCACTTGAGCGTTCCGTCGGGATTGACGGCGTAGTAGTTGAAATTGGTATTGCCGGCGTAGAGGGTGCCGTCCGGACCGACGGCCACGTTGCCCTCGAACCAGCGGTTGTAGCTGACTCCGGGCCTCAGCTCGGCCTCGAAGGTCCATATCTTGCGCTGCTCCATGGGGACGTCGTCGATGCGGAAACGGTACATATTTCCGTCGCCGGAGATAAAGGTGATGGCGGAATAGCCTGCGGTGGGATTGAAAGCACTGAGGGCGCCGGCGGAATCGATGATCTCGCCCGTCTCGTACTTCCATTTGAGAGTACCGTCGGGATTGAGCGCATAGAAATAGTGGTCGGCTGATCCGACGTAGATCGTGCCTTTATCGTCGATGACGGGCGTTGAGAAGATGCCCTTGCCCGTCTGGAACATCCACGGCTCTTCCCCTTCCACGTACGCAGCCCGTATGTCGCTGAAACCCGTATTGCGCGTATCGTGGCGGAAGGTGGGCCAGGGCGAGCCGGCCAGGGTGGCGCCCGCATTTTGCGCAATTACGGGAGTTGCGTCCGATTGAGAAGGAGCGGGCGGCTGGCAGGCGGCTATCAGAGGGGAGAGCAAGATCAATACCGAGACAATAATCCACAACAACCTGTATACATTCATCATAGCGACTTAGTCTAAACCAGGCGGACATGACAGTCAATGGCACAGCCACATACAATCTTCATAGTTGCATAAATACATATTTAAACGGTATATTATGCGTTAAACGCAGTCAGGCCTGCCCTGAACTGCATCGGATTACCCCCCGGGAATTGTACTTGAGAGTGCTTAAACGAACCCTTCCTGTCGCAAGTGTCCTGGCGGTGCTTCTGTCTCTGCTCACGCCGGCGGCGCCCGTGTCGGCTGATTCCAGCCATACATGGGATAGCAGGGGCGATTTCGATGCGGGGATTCTGACCAACGTCGATACTTCGTCCAGCCCCGGCGACGTTTTGCTGGCAACTTATATTAATACGGGCAGCGGTGCATTCGACGCAGGCGATATCACTGATACGTTTAAAACCGACTGGCGCAAGGGAGCGGTCACCCGGCGAAGCAACGCCGGAGGCAACATTGTTTATGTCGATACCCCCGATGGACGGTTTTACGTCGGAGACGAGGTCCTCATCATACAGATGACGGGCACCGGCGCCGGGAACTGGGAAACGCAAATCGTCCAGTCTGTGAATCCGGGACTGCTTGAGCTGACGGAAAACCTTGCAAACACCTATTACGCGGATGGAAACAGCA
This genomic window from Dehalococcoidia bacterium contains:
- a CDS encoding PQQ-binding-like beta-propeller repeat protein; the protein is MMNVYRLLWIIVSVLILLSPLIAACQPPAPSQSDATPVIAQNAGATLAGSPWPTFRHDTRNTGFSDIRAAYVEGEEPWMFQTGKGIFSTPVIDDKGTIYVGSADHYFYALNPDGTLKWKYETGEIIDSAGALSAFNPTAGYSAITFISGDGNMYRFRIDDVPMEQRKIWTFEAELRPGVSYNRWFEGNVAVGPDGTLYAGNTNFNYYAVNPDGTLKWTYETASNNWSQAAFANDGTIFWGSLDTYIRGVSPEGKELWRTRTLGFIAASAAVGSDGTVYMGGFDSNLYALDPKKGDVKWKFGASDHIYSSAALDRDAAGTTTAIYFGSADGTLYALRPDGSLIWKYDTGDVIRSSPVVGLAPSGDGRIIYFGCGNGKLYALNSDGSLRWAFDTNSTADELRDRNDLNGSPALGNTGVYIGGEHGQVWYVPYDYCLRANDARCASAQPFPDDVCALYYVTPGGNTLREFPDTLPPSAMIALRLVVREGGETVNARLCDSPVGCPQDALVAEIEPEVALDVDHSADGRYIYIRPRDFLAPGADYKLNIRGKYYTNGWRVGNMTLGGSEAGNFQGQFNFRAAAAEGGLPLSVSADKVTGLEWTRLAAPIPTMLPSLNQIGFDYIDWLIGPVAVSYPDAKGEGKFILWAIGARHDDRGQLAADPSGDFAIPLNGRYRGPDFILQNRNFPMAITGIMIPFNLFELRGRLAADGRSEYAAAFADTDTLGIPTFGPYMVIAGLANNWYQKLLVSGTYVTRPFDGAANHAPQGIHVTDISFKPSDGKEPAQATAEFSLEPGALYPVSEHRAALLLVDTQSNEAVYMDYLANTSAITDTDGNLKSVTLSIPAGTKLPAEVQIYVMLDVFPAAQKTVDTR